The Caenorhabditis elegans chromosome II genome has a segment encoding these proteins:
- the usp28 gene encoding putative ubiquitin carboxyl-terminal hydrolase K02C4.3 (Confirmed by transcript evidence) has translation MVEENETGTPGTSRTVTFHDGRKLTDAEHFVFFKVKEVIADKVAEAEILESIRKRSECKPTDEQFISDIINELFYSGEPPKGRKSERFIGPLFDPEKASTASGPMDCTDVVSYDSTHPNISEISKKEEVEMQSAIQQSLASSASQNISRPTMLMSNLEDMVRNPNFSTGLYNSGNTCWLNCLSQVLYSIPKFRSILYHCAPLSWHEQPITNVKIENQQHAELLMLFRGLFAELQFSEMKYIEVGPLINMVDKLSKSSKGPSTIGTQQDATEMLTLIFDWLQRAFDAALHAQLNPEFSNVSDEENLVISDSTTTAPNSDIIGAPPGYNAANLSLPSSSHVDPKSTLNPMYVNEKEPSSTPTSLFGTRSKTIEVNESMDTEAATSSNLPGNSVENHPNPAAPEVDDNKKAFCDKLKESFNNIFSSVCYTESVAEDGTVSVKSNVRNCPQFFQLQVTYGNLHDALEAATFDHGLGNTASHVRNLYDPLPAVIFFGLSRFSFNSNIESKLHDKFTFPKIIFMDRYLKCNKEQLVQLRSHRELCRDSLSEVRAKLSGLRRYPQGNGEVRLEDSFQTVWQAVSNFRDREDAHENTAFVGPLTPSTYQSSSDNCSSKFVKDGGKLFPTFTEGFFPGKAAFIETLQNMLEALKTEERDCLAEEARLQEVIDQTYEVPELQQHKYELHAIIVHSGEANRGHYWTYKLKKSIDGLEEWEKLNDQNADRVDWPKVESDSFGTGSRDAPSAYMLMYVRSDAEWLVSADKLTALEAFETIPPDLQEKVLQKRDEFKEKLQRFRENKEFNYQQFSVDSPTVQSTEETPSSFSWYRDELEDIDIGDENANPTKNDYLLNARLDSYSVPIAPDVETSEMKRMVSQMWNQITKIAPRKYTDSQDLLDSNLRSVMEGESGGINFINSRLGYDIHELRSDADNDVEGVYNAFINEYLGLVKDLHELQNSKFVVFVGFQLQRIHVPVLRYLLVRAMAVSELGIISQRANNELSGMSSNSHDKGTAMLQIALLLSHFFELGVMSAWGCRSSLENIHVILNDFKKKNSRGSEQIEVTYCAMIGARNARICNGLLREMAYFLESYSIFFVSQKHIEACTVFSTITMIKLIMQHMASKTLQLIDMEFHLSKNERRVRFEDIIREVVSSVCIIHHWSKSYSKEFQNEINLKELMGLLHLKVEFMVSLTSFEVADPKYECLQAFKAMVVNTVMDLERASNELDYDVLDGAVELRELKKYFKELQLTDVKVNNIITSYDPIIESLVKI, from the exons ATGGTTGAAGAAAATGAGACAGGGACGCCGGGAACAAGTCGAACTGTGACATTTCACGACGGAAGAAAATTAACTGACGCGGAACactttgtatttttcaaagttaaagaAGTTATTGCAGATAAAGTTGCAGAGGCGGAAATTCTAGAATCTATTCGA AAACGCAGTGAGTGCAAACCAACGGATGAGCAATTCATCTCTGATATTATTAacgaattattttattctggAGAACCCCCAAAGGGAAGAAAATCAGAGAGATTTATTGGCCCTTTGTTTGATCCAGAAAAGGCTTCGACTGCTTCAGGCCCCATGGATTGTACCGATGTGGTTTCATACGATTCGACTCATCCTAATatctcagaaatttcaaaaaaggaagaGGTTGAAATGCAATCTGCAATTCAACAATCACTCGCTTCTTCTGCTTCTCAGAACATATCAAGACCAACAATGCTGATGTCGAATTTAGAGGATATGGTTCGAAATCCAAACTTTTCAACCGGTCTTTACAATTCTGGCAACACATGCTGGCTCAATTGCCTTTCTCAGGTGCTCTACAGCATTCCAAAGTTTCGGTCGATTCTATATCACTGTGCTCCATTAAGTTGGCACGAACAACCGATTACCAAcgtgaaaatagaaaatcaacaGCACGCCGAGCTTCTAATGTTGTTCCGAGGACTTTTTGCAGAGTtgcagttttctgaaatgaaatatATCGAAGTTGGACCATTAATAAAT atggtgGACAAACTCTCTAAAAGTTCTAAAGGACCTTCTACGATTGGAACACAACAAGATGCTACTGAAATGCTCACCTTGATCTTCGATTGGCTACAGAGAGCATTTGATGCTGCACTTCATGCTCAATTAAATCCAGAATTTTCGAATGTTTCCGACGAAGAAAACTTGGTAATCAGTGATTCAACTACAACAGCTCCAAATAGTGACATCATTGGTGCACCACCTGGATATAATGCAGCCAATCTATCACTTCCTTCATCAAGTCATGTTGATCCGAAATCTACATTGAATCCAATGTATGTTAATGAAAAGGAACCTTCGTCAACACCTACAAGCCTTTTCGGAACTCGATCAAAAACTATAGAAGTTAATGAATCAATGGACACTGAAGCTGCTACTTCATCTAATCTTCCAGGGAATTCAGTTGAAAATCATCCAAATCCTGCTGCTCCTGAAGTAGATGATAATAAGAAAGCATTTTGTGATAAGCTCAAAGAAAGTTTCAACAACATATTTTCTTCAGTTTGCTATACTGAATCAGTAGCAGAAG atggAACTGTCTCCGTTAAAAGCAACGTTCGAAATTGTCCACAATTCTTTCAACTTCAAGTCACATATGGAAATCTGCACGATGCACTTGAAGCAGCCACTTTCGATCACGGTCTTGGCAATACTGCTTCTCATGTTCGCAATTTGTATGATCCTCTACCAGCTGTCATATTCTTTGGACTTTCAAGGTTTAGCTTCAATAGCAACATTGAGAGTAAACTACATGACAAGTttacatttccaaaaataatatttatggATCGTTATCTGAAGTGTAACAAAGAACAGTTAGTCCAACTTAGAAGCCATCGGGAGTTGTGTCGCGATTCGCTTTCTGAAGTTCGAGCCAAACTCAGTGGATTACGGAGATATCCTCAAGGAAATGGAGAAGTCAGATTAGAAGATTCTTTTCAAACTGTTTGGCAGGCAGTTTCTAATTTCAGAGA cagaGAAGATGCACATGAAAACACTGCATTTGTTGGCCCTCTTACTCCATCAACCTATCAGTCGTCTAGTGATAATTGTAGTTCGAAGTTCGTTAAAGATGGTGGGAAACTATTTCCAACCTTCACGGAAGGCTTCTTTCCCGGAAAGGCTGCATTTATCGAAACTTTGCAAAATATGCTGGAAGCATTGAAAACGGAAGAAAGAGATTGCTTGGCAGAGGAGGCAAGGCTCCAAGAAGTTATTGATCAAACATACGAAGTCCCAGAACTGCAACAACACAAGTACGAGTTACACGCTATCATTGTTCACTCGGGAGAAGCGAATCGAGGCCATTACTGGACTTACAAACTCA aaaagtcaATTGATGGATTGGAAGAATGGGAGAAGCTGAACGATCAGAATGCAGATAGAGTTGACTGGCCGAAAGTAGAATCAGATTCATTTGGCACAGGATCCAGAGACGCCCCATCAGCATATATGCTCATGTACGTCAGATCAGATGCAGAATGGCTTGTATCAGCTGACAAATTGACAGCTCTTGAAGCATTTGAAACAATTCCTCCTGATCTTCAAGAAAAAGTTCTACAGAAGAGAGACGAGTTCAAAGAGAAACTTCAGCGATTTCGTGAGAACAAAGAGTTCAACTATCAACAATTCTCAGTTGATTCCCCCACAGTGCAATCCACGGAAGAGACGCCGAGCTCGTTCAGTTGGTACCGAGACGAGCTCGAGGACATCGATATAGGCGATGAAAACGCGAATCCGactaaaaatgattatttgtTGAACGCTCGATTAGACTCATATTCTGTTCCTATTGCTCCTGACGTAGAAACCTCTGAAATGAAGAGAATGGTTAGCCAAATGTGGAATCAGATTACAAAGATTGCGCCTCGAAAGTATACGGATAGCCAGGATCTTCTTGATTCAAATCTTCGTTCAGTCATGGAAGGAGAAAGTGGAGGGATCAATTTCATCAATAGTAGACT aggtTATGATATCCACGAGTTGAGAAGCGATGCGGATAACGATGTTGAGGGTGTTTACAATGCG TTCATAAACGAATACTTGGGATTGGTGAAAGATCTTCACGAActgcaaaattcaaagttcGTCGTATTCGTTGGATTCCAGCTACAAAGAATTCACGTCCCAGTTTTGAGATACTTATTGGTTCGTGCTATGGCCGTATCAGAACTTGGTATTATTTCTCAACGAGCCAACAACGAACTGAGTGGAATGTCTTCGAATTCACATGATAAGGGAACGGCAATGTTGCAAATTGCATTATTGTTATCTCACTTCTTTGAATTGGGAGTTATGAGTGCATGGGGATGTCGATCATCACTTGAGAATATCCATGTTATACTTAATGACTTCAAAAAGAA gaatTCCAGGGGATCTGAACAAATCGAAGTGACGTATTGTGCGATGATTGGCGCCAGAAATGCACGTATCTGCAATGGATTATTGAGAGAAATggcatattttttggaatcgtattcaattttttttgtcagccAAAAACACATTGAAGCTTGCACAGTTTTCTCAACGATTACAATGATTAAACTAATCATGCAACATATGGCATCTAAAACGCTTCAACTCATTGACATGGAATTCcatttatcgaaaaatgaacGTCGAGTTAGATTTGAAGATATAATCAGGGAAGTGGTATCGTCGGTATGCATCATTCATCACTGGTCTAAAAGTTATTCGAAAGAA TTTCAGAATGAAATCAACTTGAAAGAACTGATGGGTCTCCTCCATTTGAAAGTCGAGTTTATGGTTTCGCTCACTTCGTTCGAAGTCGCAGATCCGAAATACGAATGCTTACAAGCGTTTAAGGCAATGGTTGTGAACACCGTGATGGACCTAGAACGTGCATCAAACGAACTAGATTATGATGTACTTGATGGAGCTGTCGAATTGAGAGAg ctcaaaaaataCTTCAAGGAGCTTCAACTAACGGATGTTAAAGTGAACAATATAATAACATCATATGATCCAATTATAGAAagtttagtgaaaatttag
- the usp28 gene encoding USP domain-containing protein (Confirmed by transcript evidence), with the protein MVEENETGTPGTSRTVTFHDGRKLTDAEHFVFFKVKEVIADKVAEAEILESIRKRSECKPTDEQFISDIINELFYSGEPPKGRKSERFIGPLFDPEKASTASGPMDCTDVVSYDSTHPNISEISKKEEVEMQSAIQQSLASSASQNISRPTMLMSNLEDMVRNPNFSTGLYNSGNTCWLNCLSQVLYSIPKFRSILYHCAPLSWHEQPITNVKIENQQHAELLMLFRGLFAELQFSEMKYIEVGPLINMVDKLSKSSKGPSTIGTQQDATEMLTLIFDWLQRAFDAALHAQLNPEFSNVSDEENLVISDSTTTAPNSDIIGAPPGYNAANLSLPSSSHVDPKSTLNPMYVNEKEPSSTPTSLFGTRSKTIEVNESMDTEAATSSNLPGNSVENHPNPAAPEVDDNKKAFCDKLKESFNNIFSSVCYTESVAEDGTVSVKSNVRNCPQFFQLQVTYGNLHDALEAATFDHGLGNTASHVRNLYDPLPAVIFFGLSRFSFNSNIESKLHDKFTFPKIIFMDRYLKCNKEQLVQLRSHRELCRDSLSEVRAKLSGLRRYPQGNGEVRLEDSFQTVWQAVSNFRDREDAHENTAFVGPLTPSTYQSSSDNCSSKFVKDGGKLFPTFTEGFFPGKAAFIETLQNMLEALKTEERDCLAEEARLQEVIDQTYEVPELQQHKYELHAIIVHSGEANRGHYWTYKLKKSIDGLEEWEKLNDQNADRVDWPKVESDSFGTGSRDAPSAYMLMYVRSDAEWLVSADKLTALEAFETIPPDLQEKVLQKRDEFKEKLQRFRENKEFNYQQFSVDSPTVQSTEETPSSFSWYRDELEDIDIGDENANPTKNDYLLNARLDSYSVPIAPDVETSEMKRMVSQMWNQITKIAPRKYTDSQDLLDSNLRSVMEGESGGINFINSRLGYDIHELRSDADNDVEGVYNAFINEYLGLVKDLHELQNSKFVVFVGFQLQRIHVPVLRYLLVRAMAVSELGIISQRANNELSGMSSNSHDKGTAMLQIALLLSHFFELGVMSAWGCRSSLENIHVILNDFKKKGSEQIEVTYCAMIGARNARICNGLLREMAYFLESYSIFFVSQKHIEACTVFSTITMIKLIMQHMASKTLQLIDMEFHLSKNERRVRFEDIIREVVSSVCIIHHWSKSYSKEFQNEINLKELMGLLHLKVEFMVSLTSFEVADPKYECLQAFKAMVVNTVMDLERASNELDYDVLDGAVELRELKKYFKELQLTDVKVNNIITSYDPIIESLVKI; encoded by the exons ATGGTTGAAGAAAATGAGACAGGGACGCCGGGAACAAGTCGAACTGTGACATTTCACGACGGAAGAAAATTAACTGACGCGGAACactttgtatttttcaaagttaaagaAGTTATTGCAGATAAAGTTGCAGAGGCGGAAATTCTAGAATCTATTCGA AAACGCAGTGAGTGCAAACCAACGGATGAGCAATTCATCTCTGATATTATTAacgaattattttattctggAGAACCCCCAAAGGGAAGAAAATCAGAGAGATTTATTGGCCCTTTGTTTGATCCAGAAAAGGCTTCGACTGCTTCAGGCCCCATGGATTGTACCGATGTGGTTTCATACGATTCGACTCATCCTAATatctcagaaatttcaaaaaaggaagaGGTTGAAATGCAATCTGCAATTCAACAATCACTCGCTTCTTCTGCTTCTCAGAACATATCAAGACCAACAATGCTGATGTCGAATTTAGAGGATATGGTTCGAAATCCAAACTTTTCAACCGGTCTTTACAATTCTGGCAACACATGCTGGCTCAATTGCCTTTCTCAGGTGCTCTACAGCATTCCAAAGTTTCGGTCGATTCTATATCACTGTGCTCCATTAAGTTGGCACGAACAACCGATTACCAAcgtgaaaatagaaaatcaacaGCACGCCGAGCTTCTAATGTTGTTCCGAGGACTTTTTGCAGAGTtgcagttttctgaaatgaaatatATCGAAGTTGGACCATTAATAAAT atggtgGACAAACTCTCTAAAAGTTCTAAAGGACCTTCTACGATTGGAACACAACAAGATGCTACTGAAATGCTCACCTTGATCTTCGATTGGCTACAGAGAGCATTTGATGCTGCACTTCATGCTCAATTAAATCCAGAATTTTCGAATGTTTCCGACGAAGAAAACTTGGTAATCAGTGATTCAACTACAACAGCTCCAAATAGTGACATCATTGGTGCACCACCTGGATATAATGCAGCCAATCTATCACTTCCTTCATCAAGTCATGTTGATCCGAAATCTACATTGAATCCAATGTATGTTAATGAAAAGGAACCTTCGTCAACACCTACAAGCCTTTTCGGAACTCGATCAAAAACTATAGAAGTTAATGAATCAATGGACACTGAAGCTGCTACTTCATCTAATCTTCCAGGGAATTCAGTTGAAAATCATCCAAATCCTGCTGCTCCTGAAGTAGATGATAATAAGAAAGCATTTTGTGATAAGCTCAAAGAAAGTTTCAACAACATATTTTCTTCAGTTTGCTATACTGAATCAGTAGCAGAAG atggAACTGTCTCCGTTAAAAGCAACGTTCGAAATTGTCCACAATTCTTTCAACTTCAAGTCACATATGGAAATCTGCACGATGCACTTGAAGCAGCCACTTTCGATCACGGTCTTGGCAATACTGCTTCTCATGTTCGCAATTTGTATGATCCTCTACCAGCTGTCATATTCTTTGGACTTTCAAGGTTTAGCTTCAATAGCAACATTGAGAGTAAACTACATGACAAGTttacatttccaaaaataatatttatggATCGTTATCTGAAGTGTAACAAAGAACAGTTAGTCCAACTTAGAAGCCATCGGGAGTTGTGTCGCGATTCGCTTTCTGAAGTTCGAGCCAAACTCAGTGGATTACGGAGATATCCTCAAGGAAATGGAGAAGTCAGATTAGAAGATTCTTTTCAAACTGTTTGGCAGGCAGTTTCTAATTTCAGAGA cagaGAAGATGCACATGAAAACACTGCATTTGTTGGCCCTCTTACTCCATCAACCTATCAGTCGTCTAGTGATAATTGTAGTTCGAAGTTCGTTAAAGATGGTGGGAAACTATTTCCAACCTTCACGGAAGGCTTCTTTCCCGGAAAGGCTGCATTTATCGAAACTTTGCAAAATATGCTGGAAGCATTGAAAACGGAAGAAAGAGATTGCTTGGCAGAGGAGGCAAGGCTCCAAGAAGTTATTGATCAAACATACGAAGTCCCAGAACTGCAACAACACAAGTACGAGTTACACGCTATCATTGTTCACTCGGGAGAAGCGAATCGAGGCCATTACTGGACTTACAAACTCA aaaagtcaATTGATGGATTGGAAGAATGGGAGAAGCTGAACGATCAGAATGCAGATAGAGTTGACTGGCCGAAAGTAGAATCAGATTCATTTGGCACAGGATCCAGAGACGCCCCATCAGCATATATGCTCATGTACGTCAGATCAGATGCAGAATGGCTTGTATCAGCTGACAAATTGACAGCTCTTGAAGCATTTGAAACAATTCCTCCTGATCTTCAAGAAAAAGTTCTACAGAAGAGAGACGAGTTCAAAGAGAAACTTCAGCGATTTCGTGAGAACAAAGAGTTCAACTATCAACAATTCTCAGTTGATTCCCCCACAGTGCAATCCACGGAAGAGACGCCGAGCTCGTTCAGTTGGTACCGAGACGAGCTCGAGGACATCGATATAGGCGATGAAAACGCGAATCCGactaaaaatgattatttgtTGAACGCTCGATTAGACTCATATTCTGTTCCTATTGCTCCTGACGTAGAAACCTCTGAAATGAAGAGAATGGTTAGCCAAATGTGGAATCAGATTACAAAGATTGCGCCTCGAAAGTATACGGATAGCCAGGATCTTCTTGATTCAAATCTTCGTTCAGTCATGGAAGGAGAAAGTGGAGGGATCAATTTCATCAATAGTAGACT aggtTATGATATCCACGAGTTGAGAAGCGATGCGGATAACGATGTTGAGGGTGTTTACAATGCG TTCATAAACGAATACTTGGGATTGGTGAAAGATCTTCACGAActgcaaaattcaaagttcGTCGTATTCGTTGGATTCCAGCTACAAAGAATTCACGTCCCAGTTTTGAGATACTTATTGGTTCGTGCTATGGCCGTATCAGAACTTGGTATTATTTCTCAACGAGCCAACAACGAACTGAGTGGAATGTCTTCGAATTCACATGATAAGGGAACGGCAATGTTGCAAATTGCATTATTGTTATCTCACTTCTTTGAATTGGGAGTTATGAGTGCATGGGGATGTCGATCATCACTTGAGAATATCCATGTTATACTTAATGACTTCAAAAAGAA GGGATCTGAACAAATCGAAGTGACGTATTGTGCGATGATTGGCGCCAGAAATGCACGTATCTGCAATGGATTATTGAGAGAAATggcatattttttggaatcgtattcaattttttttgtcagccAAAAACACATTGAAGCTTGCACAGTTTTCTCAACGATTACAATGATTAAACTAATCATGCAACATATGGCATCTAAAACGCTTCAACTCATTGACATGGAATTCcatttatcgaaaaatgaacGTCGAGTTAGATTTGAAGATATAATCAGGGAAGTGGTATCGTCGGTATGCATCATTCATCACTGGTCTAAAAGTTATTCGAAAGAA TTTCAGAATGAAATCAACTTGAAAGAACTGATGGGTCTCCTCCATTTGAAAGTCGAGTTTATGGTTTCGCTCACTTCGTTCGAAGTCGCAGATCCGAAATACGAATGCTTACAAGCGTTTAAGGCAATGGTTGTGAACACCGTGATGGACCTAGAACGTGCATCAAACGAACTAGATTATGATGTACTTGATGGAGCTGTCGAATTGAGAGAg ctcaaaaaataCTTCAAGGAGCTTCAACTAACGGATGTTAAAGTGAACAATATAATAACATCATATGATCCAATTATAGAAagtttagtgaaaatttag